In Leishmania braziliensis MHOM/BR/75/M2904 complete genome, chromosome 31, one genomic interval encodes:
- a CDS encoding putative calpain-like cysteine peptidase produces MDGSVILPTCGEDVVTDAMLDEYLEQSASPFSSSDSVGEMLAAITAGSAAPAQAHGLSATSLTSTLGASFLPTFKNFHSNSGRPIDLEVSSKGVRRPASHRVSTSLALQGNLSASEITSDDSGDFAFLTSDVCDADAYDLIRHYILYCKQQEKELEELEEECARLEAEQQHLYGAAIAAAMTRGISQASATNTLSPSNSNGVTATEVSVSTTRGVSSLVTRDEFGEAHIDPLKTCPYLNPYDAACKLQPYRYGQPTVVGCYTPVFKSGSLYRCTAADGSWLFYNDSQQYTMHVKYIVGASSVITAGPHASVHQRASGEYETQVMVWPQETEVLLVGEVNGFKNLSTAVPVDSSYTNPHATASTASARALLNHFAYQTGKSSVSLLTTEDVLECCATQGSKWTAAVAAAGSSDGQHFVDPGFPPCSASLYRKGVDDLFLWDIPWRRPFEYLPATQRSEACLFARAVLPTDPCAGEGGDAYLCSAACSLAEYPTHVVRIFRHPVSTDVGSRERAAGAYRVTLNHGGWWTSTVVDSYLPASLKGPDLGRCSHDLRKLWYPLLEKAYAKLHGSYAAIQCGDPLEALQDLTGYPTFRFDEEWAAVAQGSTGACASKPTSYSPQSEQLFVFLEEVHQRGYLVCLSLPDDGPAESQAAQTGVVFGMSYTVLRLVRHGGSRLLQIRCPTLKMDSSGLWCVKSALWQQEPHLAALCGVDGDGRPEEASLWLDWSEALAMFEGGGVCCCRWDWAHDCRVRGSFTDGIPSFVLEVRVDDSSEDASPVEAYCILSQEDDRGIPADHPHRALRPLMLSVSSRRSENEGCDDAGSDPPADQRIRHVCSTNPDIPTEQLSFILGRDTALRVTFQPSVHPYYVIPRSLGEMNNKLFTVGLVSSTPVTTSGKLRVRLMQLLSSSPVFHNRRDFSTSQLEDVAVASFQVRGPDGRVRIGYGSTIG; encoded by the coding sequence ATGGACGGAAGTGTCATCCTGCCCACCTGTGGTGAAGACGTCGTCACGGATGCCATGCTGGATGAGTATCTGGAGCAGTCGGCATcacctttctcttcctcagaCTCTGTGGGTGAAATGCTGGCTGCAATCACCGCGGGCAGtgccgcaccagcgcaggCTCACGGTCTCTCTGCAACGTCTTTAACGTCAACGTTGGGGGCTAGCTTCTTGCCAACCTTCAAAAATTTCCACAGTAACAGCGGGCGCCCCATTGACTTGGAGGTATCAAGCAAAGGCGTTCGGCGCCCTGCCAGTCATCGTGTCAGTACCAGCCTCGCACTGCAGGGGAACCTGTCTGCCTCGGAGATCACgagcgacgacagcggcgacttTGCGTTTCTTACGAGCGACGTGTGCGACGCCGACGCGTACGACCTCATTCGCCATTACATACTGTACTgcaagcagcaggagaaggagctggaagagctggaggaggaatGCGCACGGttggaggcggagcagcagcacctctacGGCGCCGCCATAGCGGCTGCCATGACCAGAGGAATATCACAGGCGTCAGCCACCAACACTCTGTCACCGTCGAACTCGAACGGAGTTACGGCGACAGAAGTCAGCGTCAGCACCACCCGCGGCGTCTCCTCGCTGGTTACTAGAGACGAGTTCGGCGAGGCCCACATCGATCCACTGAAGACGTGCCCCTACCTGAATCCGTACGACGCCGCTTGCAAACTGCAGCCGTACCGCTACGGACAGCCCACCGTCGTTGGTTGCTACACGCCGGTTTTCAAGAGTGGAAGTCTTTACCGTTGCACCGCAGCCGATGGGTCGTGGCTGTTTTACAACGACTCGCAGCAGTACACGATGCATGTGAAGTATATTGtcggcgcctcctccgtcatCACGGCCGGTCCTCACGCATCGGTGCACCAGCGGGCGTCGGGCGAGTATGAGACGCAGGTGATGGTTTGGCCCCAGGagacggaggtgctgcttGTAGGTGAAGTGAACGGCTTTAAGAATCTGTCTACCGCCGTACCTGTAGATTCCAGCTATACGAACCCCCATGCGACTGCCTCTACCGCGTCTGCGCGCGCTCTGCTGAACCACTTCGCCTACCAGACAGGAAAGTCGAGTGTCTCGCTGCTCACTACCGAGGACGTGCTGGAGTGTTGTGCGACCCAAGGCAGCAAATGgaccgctgctgtcgctgctgcggggtCTTCGGATGGGCAGCACTTTGTGGACCCCGGCTTCCCGCCCTGTAGCGCGTCGCTCTACCGCAAAGGTGTCGATGACCTCTTTCTCTGGGATATACCCTGGCGGCGTCCCTTCGAGTACCTTCCCGCCACACAGCGCTCTGAAGCGTGCCTCTTTGCTCGCGCGGTGCTTCCGACAGACCCGTGTGCGGGGGAAGGCGGCGATGCGTACCTATGCAGTGCcgcttgctctctcgctgAGTACCCCACGCACGTCGTTCGAATTTTTCGGCACCCCGTCTCTACGGATGTCGGCAGCCGTGAGCGGGCAGCCGGGGCGTACCGTGTCACACTGAACCACGGCGGCTGGTGGACATCGACAGTTGTCGATAGCTACTTGCCTGCGTCGCTCAAGGGCCCGGACCTGGGGCGCTGCTCGCACGACCTGCGCAAGCTCTGGTACCCGCTGCTGGAAAAGGCGTACGCGAAGCTGCACGGCTCTTACGCTGCCATTCAGTGCGGTGATCCGCTCGAGGCACTGCAGGATCTCACCGGCTATCCAACGTTTCGGTTCGATGAGGAgtgggcggcggtggcgcagggcAGCACCGGTGCCTGCGCGAGTAAGCCTACGTCCTACAGCCCACAGTCCGAGCAGCTCTTTGTCTTCTTAGAGGAGGTTCACCAACGCGGCTACCTTGTGTGTCTGAGCCTGCCGGACGACGGACCGGCCGAGTCCCAGGCAGCGCAGACGGGCGTGGTGTTTGGTATGTCGTACACGGTCCTGCGACTTGTTCGGCACGGCGGCTCTCGCCTTCTTCAGATTCGCTGCCCCACCTTGAAGATGGACAGCAGCGGGTTGTGGTGCGTTAAGAGCGCACTATGGCAGCAGGAGCCGCACCTAGCCGCTTTGTGCGGGGTGGACGGTGATGGCAGGCCGGAGGAAGCGAGTTTGTGGCTGGACTGGTCTGAGGCGCTAGCAATGTTTGAGGGGGGCGGAGTGTGTTGCTGTCGTTGGGATTGGGCGCACGACTGCCGTGTGCGAGGCTCTTTCACTGACGGGATTCCCTCTTTCGTGTTGGAGGTGCGTGTCGACGACTCCAGTGAGGACGCAAGTCCTGTGGAGGCGTACTGCATCTTGTCGCAGGAGGACGATCGCGGCATACCTGCAGATCACCCGCACCGTGCGCTACGTCCACTGATGCTCTCTGTCAGCAGCCGTCGCAGTGAGAATGAGGGATGCGACGACGCCGGCAGTGACCCACCGGCTGACCAGCGCATTCGGCACGTTTGCTCCACCAACCCAGACATCCCCACAGAACAACTGAGCTTCATCCTAGGCCGGGACACAGCGCTCCGTGTGACCTTTCAGCCCTCGGTGCATCCGTACTATGTTATTCCTCGCTCGCTGGGCGAGATGAACAACAAGCTCTTCACAGTGGGCTTGGTCTCCTCCACGCCGGTGACGACGTCAGGAAAGCTGCGAGTGCGACTTATGCAGCTGTTGTCCAGCTCACCGGTGTTTCACAACCGGCGGGACTTCTCGACATCGCAGCTCGAGGACGTGGCAGTGGCTTCGTTTCAGGTCCGCGGTCCTGACGGGCGTGTGCGCATAGGATATGGCAGCACTATTGGCTAA
- a CDS encoding putative cytoskeleton-associated protein CAP5.5, with amino-acid sequence MAMMRPTQYLQENKRMSANDFVGPAIPMCLDQGSLGDSWLMCAAAIAAEDEAVVRNMFVLGSPEEKVVGAYRVMLNKNGWWHNVIVDDYVPTMSHMPVFGRSWDDPAELWPLLLQKAYAKVHGSYAAVTGGDTLQALVDFTGSAMYRFDMEWEEAVTDASKAHSFAEALVQFSSAGASIVLSTPGIHSKSYLGCKQASDPAAFSAHYAEVGLRTGYTYYVERVVIVEELHVLFKVRNPWRSSGKWAGAWSYGSQEWTQNPAACSLCGVQEDPQDCTFWMCWEDATQYFDGGGVLFSIPGATDYRVKGVFQETIPSAILEITAHESTQVLLTLSQPDKRGVDFKECSSLFAPIMLTMSKKEGSLQRVQKNTSCNPANPSENFNFIVGREVAMWVTLEAGERYHIVPRMHHRGILVPYNRPYVMGLISMNDLKGRVQVEAKQLESDSSAFTNYIAYNSEELPSVEVECQMHLPGKAPVTYVSATVV; translated from the coding sequence ATGGCCATGATGCGCCCGACGCAGTACCTGCAGGAGAATAAGCGCATGTCGGCGAACGACTTTGTTGGGCCAGCGATTCCCATGTGTCTCGACCAAGGCAGCCTCGGCGACTCGTGGCTCATGTGCGCTGCGGCCATTGCGGCGGAAGATGAGGCAGTGGTCCGCAACATGTTTGTGCTGGGCTCAccggaggagaaggtggtgggTGCGTACCGCGTTATGCTCAACAAGAACGGCTGGTGGCACAACGTCATTGTGGACGACTACGTGCCCACGATGAGTCACATGCCCGTGTTCGGGCGCTCGTGGGACGATCCGGCAGAGTTGTGGCCTTTATTGCTTCAGAAAGCCTACGCGAAGGTTCACGGCTCCTATGCTGCGGTTACTGGCGGCGACACGCTGCAGGCACTTGTCGACTTCACCGGCTCGGCAATGTACCGCTTTGACATGGAatgggaggaggcggtgacgGACGCGAGTAAGGCGCACTCGTTCGCagaggcgctggtgcagtTTTCCAGCGCTGGTGCTTCTATTGTGCTCAGCACTCCTGGCATCCACTCCAAGAGTTATCTGGGCTGCAAGCAGGCGAGCGATCCGGCAGCCTTCAGCGCCCACTATGCGGAGGTCGGGTTGCGCACTGGCTACACGTACTATGTAGAGCGCGTCGTGATCGTCGAGGAGCTCCACGTACTGTTCAAGGTACGCAACCCGTGGCGCTCGTCAGGCAAGTGGGCTGGTGCGTGGAGCTACGGCTCGCAGGAATGGACGCAGAATCCGGCTGcgtgctctctctgtggtgTCCAGGAGGACCCGCAGGATTGCACCTTCTGGATGTGTTGGGAGGATGCCACCCAATACTTCGATGGGGGCGGCGTTCTGTTTTCCATCCCCGGCGCTACGGACTACCGTGTGAAGGGCGTATTTCAGGAGACCATCCCGAGCGCGATTCTGGAGATAACGGCCCACGAATCAACCCAGGTGCTCCTCACCCTCTCGCAGCCCGACAAACGCGGCGTGGACTTCAAGGAGTGCTCGTCGCTCTTCGCGCCGATCATGCTCACTATGTCCAAGAAGGAGGGCAgcctgcagcgcgtgcagaaGAACACCAGCTGTAACCCGGCGAATCCTTCGGAGAACTTCAACTTTATCGTTGGCCGCGAGGTCGCCATGTGGGTTACGCTGGAGGCAGGGGAGCGGTACCACATCGTGCCGCGCATGCACCACCGTGGGATCTTGGTGCCCTACAACCGCCCGTATGTGATGGGCCTAATTTCTATGAATGATCTAAAGGGCCGCGTGCaggtggaggcgaagcaACTTGAGAGCGACTCGAGCGCCTTCACCAATTACATCGCCTACAACTCGGAGGAGCTGCCTTCGGTCGAGGTGGAGTGTCAAATGCACCTCCCTGGCAAGGCCCCCGTGACGTACGTTTCCGCCACAGTGGTTTAA